CAAATCGGTTTAATGCGCTAAATTACAATTACACTAAATAATTACATAACTATACTTCAACATTTTGGGATATGATCTGCAGGGCTATTCAATCCGATCTAAGAGAAGGCTTGCAGTATTATATTACATGTAAATTGCTTGTGGAAGGGAGAAACAATTTGCATGATTATCATTATTATTTTCCCTTTCGTGGACTTATATGTTTTAGGAGGATAGGAATGAATAACGACAGTAGTAATGTAGGCACAAAACAGCTCGGCCTGATAAGGCTGACTGGTATCATCATTGGTTCCACCATTGGTGGCGGCGTATTCAGTATGGCAGGCGATATGGCAGCAGGCGGCGCGAACACTGCGGCTGTATTAGCTGGATGGGCTATCTGCGGCGTAGGTATGTTTGGTCTTATGATGTGTTTCTTCGGATTGAACAAGATTAAACCAGAACTAACAAACGGCATTTATAGTTACGCAAGAGAAGGTTTTGGAGACTTTATAGGCTTCAACTCCGCATGGGGCTACTGGATCAGTGCTCTGCTCTGCAATGTGGCCTATACCACGCTTTTATTTGCAGCGATAGGCTATTTTTTCCCGATTTTCGAGGAAGGCAATAATTTACTTTCGATTGTTTGCGCATCTGTAGTGATCTGGATTTTAAATTTCCTGGTTCTCAGAGGTGTAAAGGAAGCTTCCGCTATCAATATCGTTACGACGATTGCGAAGATTATCCCGATTTTCGTATTTATCCTAACGGTAATTGTTATCAGAGCTTTTGATCCTGCTATCTTCATGTCAAACTTCTGGGGCGAAGCGGGCGGACCTTCTTTCCTGGAGCAGATCAAAGCAACTACCGGAGCAACGGTATGGGCCTTTATCGGAGTAGAAGGAGCGGTTGTTGTTTCCGCCAGAGCGAAGAAATCTTCTGATGTAGGAAAAGCTTCTCTGATTGGTTTCTTGGGCTTACTTGCCATTTATGTATTGACTTGCGTTTTGAGCATGGGCATTATGACCAGAGCAGAACTGGCAGAACTGGGAAATCCGCCAATGGCAGCGATCTTTGAATCTGTAGTTGGACCTTGGGGCGGCGCATTAATCAATTTAGGCGTTATTCTGTCCCTTGTAGGTGCACTTTTAGGCTGGACCATCATAGCTGCTGAAACTCCTTTCATGGCAGCAAAGCTTGGTGTTTTCACAGAAGCCTTTGCCAAGGAGAATAAACATGGATCTCCTTCATTCTCCCTGTTTATGACAAACGGAATCATTCAGTTGTTCCTGATCGTAATCTTTTTCCAGGCTTCTACATATCAGGTATTCTATAACCTATCAGCCAGCATGATTATGATTCCATATTTGCTGAGTGCGTTGTATTACCTGAAAGTCGTTTTGAAAAAAGACGGTTTAGAGAATTCTACCGGCTCTCAGATGCTTGCGGCAAGAGTATTCTCTGTATTGGGAACCATTTATGGATTTTGGATGCTGTACTCCAGCGGCGTAATGAGCTTACTGGTAACGTCTATCCTGTATGCACCGGGCATCCTGGTGTATATAAAGGGTAAGAAAGAAAAGAATCAGGAAGTTTTCGGCCATCCAATCAATTTGGTCATTGCCATTATACTGGCAGCCTTAGCGGTTCTTGCAATCGTTCTGATCGCAATGGGTGTGTACAGTCCGCTATAGGATGAAAACATGATAAAAAAGACATATTAAAAGGGGAACCCTACCCCCCTCCCTTGATATGCTGCCCTCGGAGCAGATGATAAAAAATCTCTCCGGGGGCATTTTTTGTCCAACAGGAAATAGCCACTTTTTCTATAATTATATTTTGACGTAATGGCGCTGGTAGTTTATACTAAGGACTAAAGAAAAAGAAAATAATCGGGTAACGGTTTTAATGATTTATATTCAGGAGGATAAGAGAGACATGAAAAACAGACAGATTATTATGAGCCAAGTAATGCTTCCCAACCAGGCAAATGTGGCAGGAAACGTACACGGCGGCGAAATCATGAAGTTTATGGATACGACGGCCGGTGCTGTAGCCATGAAATATTCCAAAAGTAATTGTGTAACAGCAAGAGTGGATGAATTGGAATTTCATCTGCCTATCTTTGTGGGAGCACTGGTAACCTGTACCGCAACCGTGGTATATGTAGGAAGAACCTCTATGGAGGTATTTGTAAATGTGGAGGTAGAAGATTTAGAATCCGATAACGGTCCCCAGAAGGCATTATCCGCATACTTTACCATGGTAGCAATGGGTAAAAATGGAAAACCCCAGACAGTTCCCGAATATATACCGGAGACGGAAGAGGAAATACAGCGGCATGAAGAAGCCAAAATCAGAGTTCAGGAGCATAAGGAAAAGAAAATGAAAAGATTAAAATAAAAAACAGAAAATGAAGAAATAAAAATAAATTGGAAGTGAAATTGTGAACAAAAAGCTTCATTTGGAAAAAAGGATTTTAAAGATATCTATAGTGGGAAGTATCGTTTTTATGCTGGCAGAGGGTGTGATGGCCTATATTACCAGATCGAACTCCATTTTAATGGACTGTATATTTGATACGGCGGATTTAATCATGGTAGGCCCTTTCCTGATGTTGATTCCCCTATTGTATAAACCGGTCACAGAAAAGCACCCCTATGGATATTCTCAAGTGGAGTCTCTTTTTGTGATTATTAAGTGCGTCATTTTACTGCTGATAACGGCACAGGTGATGTTTTACAGCATTCACATCATATTCAAAGGCGGAAATCACGTAAATGGCGGCGTAATAGCAGCTTTTGAAATGGCATTGTCCGCAGGATGCATCCTAATCTATGCTATTTTGCGCCATTACAATCGCATGTTTTCTTCTCCCTCCATCAAGGCAGACCTTTATATGTGGCGGATGGACATCATTAACAGTCTGGGTGTGGGTTTGACCTTTACCGTACAAAGCACTATGGACGGAACGGGGTTCAGCTGGCTGATTCCCTATGTGGATCCCATCGTTGCCATTGTTATGGCCATTGTTTTCAGCATTGAACCGGTTCGCATGGTGATAAACGGCATCAAAAATTTGGTACTTTTTGCTCCGGAGGAAGAGATTATGGATTCTATCCGAAATGTGATCAATAAGCATCTGGAAAACTATCCGTATACGGTGAACTTTCTAGATGTGATCCAGACGGGGAGAAAGGCATGGGTCGGAGTGTACCTTAAGGCGGAAAGTGATTGCATAAGGATCAGCCAGCTGAAACAGGCCCATGCTGAGATAAAGAAGGAACTTACACAACATTTCGATCAAATCTATATAGAATTGATACCGGAAAGTTTTGAATAGAGGACATATAAACGGATAGGAGCAGCATAATGAGTAAAATATTATATCTGGAATGTTATTCTGGTATAAGCGGGGATATGACAGTCGGTGCTCTGCTGGATCTGGGAGCAGACCGGGACGTACTGGAGAAAGCTCTTCGGAGTTTACAGGTTGGGGGGTATTCCCTGCACTTTGGGCGGACTAAAAAATGCGGAATTGACGCATATGATTTTGACGTTTCTCTGGAAGAGGAAGAAGAACATGGTGAGCATGGTGAACATCAGCACCATGAGCACCTGCATCATCATGGACATCATTCCCATACCCATAGAAATATAGAGGACATCCATCACATCATAGATCGAATGGACGCCGGCAATAAAGTGAAGGTTCTATCAAAAAAAATATTTAACATTGTGGCGGAAGCCGAATCAGCAGCCCACGGAATTCCCGTGGAGGAAGTACATTTTCACGAGGTGGGAGCTATTGATTCCATTGTGGACATTCTTAGTACGGCAATCTGTATTGACAATTTAGGGATTGATCAAGTCATTGTATCAACTCTGTGGGAGGGTCAAGGCTTTGTCACATGCCAGCACGGGATTATACCGGTGCCTACGCCGGCTGCGGCTCATATTATTTCAAAACACGCACTGAAATTAAAACAGACTGAAAACCAGGGGGAGATGGTGACGCCTACGGGAGCAGCTATCGCAGCCGCTTTGAACAGCGGGAAATCACTTCCTTCGGAATATTGCATTAAAAAAATCGGAATCGGAGCAGGGAAAAAGGATTTCCCTCACGCCAATATTCTTAGGGCTATGATTATTGAGACTGCCCGCCCAAATAAGGAATGGAAGGATACAGATGCTCAATCGGACGAAATGTGGAAGCTGGAAACCAACATGGATGATTGCAGCGGAGAGGCCATGGGATTTACCTTGGAGTGCTTATTGAGCGCAGGGGCAGCAGATGCATGGTACACGCCTGCTTATATGAAGAAGAACAGGCCTGCTTATACGCTTCAAGTATTGTGCAGGGAGGAACAGATTGAGGAAATGCAGGATCTTATTTTTTCCCACACAACCACTGTAGGAATCCGCAGGACTAAATTCCAGCGGACTGTTCTGAAACGGGAGATCAAACAAGTAAGTACTCCGTACGGAGAAGTATCGGTAAAGGTATGCCGGCATCGGGAACAAGTTTATTTGTATCCGGAGTATGAAGACATAAAGAAAATTTGTTTGTCGCAGAACAAAGAGTATAAAACAGTGTATCAGGAAATAATAGAATATTGCAAGCTCCACGGGAATCTCTGAAAAGAGGTTTCCGTGGAGCTTGTTGCAGTTTTATAGCTCCAAGCAAACAACCCTTGGTTCTATACTGTCGAGTCTCCGCGGTCAGTGAAAAAACTCTCTTGAACATTTACACTACAATATAGTATAATTTGAAGTATAAAAGTTCAAAGGGAGGTGATCGTATTGAATGATTACAAAGAAATCCAAAGGTTGCTGGAAGAAAACAAAGGCTATATAACCACGGCGCAGGTAACGGCGGCAGGAATTCAGCGTCGGGTGCTTGCTGAACTTATAGTAGAGAAACGCATTTATCGCGTGGCACGAGGCCTTTATGCCCTGCCGGAAACGTGGGAGGACGAGATGTATTTCCTGCAATCTCGTTTTTCAAAAGGAATTTTTTCAAATGAAACAGCCCTGTATCTGCATGGGCTTTCTGATCGGACACCGATCAGCTACACCTTGACCTTTCCACATGGGTATAATGCAGCGGGACTGAAAGAACAAAATGTAAAAGCGAAATTTGTAATAACCGAGATCTACAGTTTGGGCATTATGGAGAAGTTGTCACCTTGCGGAAATCTACTCCGTGTCTACGATGTTGAGCGGACATTGTGTGACATTGTAAAAGGCAGAAACGCCTGTGATATTCAGCTTGTGAATCAGGCGATGAAAGCTTATGCGGTCTGTAAAGAAAGGGACATGGCAAAGTTGTTGGCTTACGCCGAGCAACTGCGTGTGAAGCCTAAAATATTAAAATATATGGAGGTTCTGTTATGATTACAAAAAACCCGATGCAGCTGAAAGCGTTTATCAAGAAAAGAGCGGAGGAAAAGAATATCTCCGCTCAGCTTGTCATGCAGAACTATATGATGGAGCGGTTTCTTGAACGAATATCGCTCTCAAGCTATAAAAACAATTTCATCTTAAAGGGAGGTTTCCTTATTGCTGCTATTGTGGGGCTTGATACCCGGGCGACCATGGATCTGGATACAACTATAAAAGGCTTTCCTCTGACTTATGAATCCCTTGGCAAAATATTTGGAGAGATCTGTGCTATTAAAGTGGAAGATGATGTTACCTTTTCTGCGACCCGAATCATTGGTATCCGAGAGGGTGACGATTATCCCGGCTTACGTGTCAGCT
This region of Aminipila luticellarii genomic DNA includes:
- a CDS encoding basic amino acid/polyamine antiporter codes for the protein MNNDSSNVGTKQLGLIRLTGIIIGSTIGGGVFSMAGDMAAGGANTAAVLAGWAICGVGMFGLMMCFFGLNKIKPELTNGIYSYAREGFGDFIGFNSAWGYWISALLCNVAYTTLLFAAIGYFFPIFEEGNNLLSIVCASVVIWILNFLVLRGVKEASAINIVTTIAKIIPIFVFILTVIVIRAFDPAIFMSNFWGEAGGPSFLEQIKATTGATVWAFIGVEGAVVVSARAKKSSDVGKASLIGFLGLLAIYVLTCVLSMGIMTRAELAELGNPPMAAIFESVVGPWGGALINLGVILSLVGALLGWTIIAAETPFMAAKLGVFTEAFAKENKHGSPSFSLFMTNGIIQLFLIVIFFQASTYQVFYNLSASMIMIPYLLSALYYLKVVLKKDGLENSTGSQMLAARVFSVLGTIYGFWMLYSSGVMSLLVTSILYAPGILVYIKGKKEKNQEVFGHPINLVIAIILAALAVLAIVLIAMGVYSPL
- a CDS encoding acyl-CoA thioesterase — translated: MKNRQIIMSQVMLPNQANVAGNVHGGEIMKFMDTTAGAVAMKYSKSNCVTARVDELEFHLPIFVGALVTCTATVVYVGRTSMEVFVNVEVEDLESDNGPQKALSAYFTMVAMGKNGKPQTVPEYIPETEEEIQRHEEAKIRVQEHKEKKMKRLK
- a CDS encoding cation diffusion facilitator family transporter translates to MNKKLHLEKRILKISIVGSIVFMLAEGVMAYITRSNSILMDCIFDTADLIMVGPFLMLIPLLYKPVTEKHPYGYSQVESLFVIIKCVILLLITAQVMFYSIHIIFKGGNHVNGGVIAAFEMALSAGCILIYAILRHYNRMFSSPSIKADLYMWRMDIINSLGVGLTFTVQSTMDGTGFSWLIPYVDPIVAIVMAIVFSIEPVRMVINGIKNLVLFAPEEEIMDSIRNVINKHLENYPYTVNFLDVIQTGRKAWVGVYLKAESDCIRISQLKQAHAEIKKELTQHFDQIYIELIPESFE
- the larC gene encoding nickel pincer cofactor biosynthesis protein LarC, with translation MSKILYLECYSGISGDMTVGALLDLGADRDVLEKALRSLQVGGYSLHFGRTKKCGIDAYDFDVSLEEEEEHGEHGEHQHHEHLHHHGHHSHTHRNIEDIHHIIDRMDAGNKVKVLSKKIFNIVAEAESAAHGIPVEEVHFHEVGAIDSIVDILSTAICIDNLGIDQVIVSTLWEGQGFVTCQHGIIPVPTPAAAHIISKHALKLKQTENQGEMVTPTGAAIAAALNSGKSLPSEYCIKKIGIGAGKKDFPHANILRAMIIETARPNKEWKDTDAQSDEMWKLETNMDDCSGEAMGFTLECLLSAGAADAWYTPAYMKKNRPAYTLQVLCREEQIEEMQDLIFSHTTTVGIRRTKFQRTVLKREIKQVSTPYGEVSVKVCRHREQVYLYPEYEDIKKICLSQNKEYKTVYQEIIEYCKLHGNL
- a CDS encoding type IV toxin-antitoxin system AbiEi family antitoxin domain-containing protein, whose translation is MNDYKEIQRLLEENKGYITTAQVTAAGIQRRVLAELIVEKRIYRVARGLYALPETWEDEMYFLQSRFSKGIFSNETALYLHGLSDRTPISYTLTFPHGYNAAGLKEQNVKAKFVITEIYSLGIMEKLSPCGNLLRVYDVERTLCDIVKGRNACDIQLVNQAMKAYAVCKERDMAKLLAYAEQLRVKPKILKYMEVLL